One genomic segment of Natrialbaceae archaeon AArc-T1-2 includes these proteins:
- the leuS gene encoding leucine--tRNA ligase → MSDSDAGYDHATVERRWQEAWDEAEAYRTPDDVDDPTYVLGMYPYPSGKLHMGHVRNYTITDAYARYRRMRGDDVLHPMGWDAFGLPAENAAKDRDTNPRDWTFDCIETMREQMDAMGFGYDWEREVTTCTPEYYRWNQWLFSRFHDEGLVERRDADVNWCPECETVLADEQVEGEAELCWRCDTPVETRELEQWFLKITEYADALLEAIDDLEGWPNSVRQMQRNWIGRQYGAEVDFEISEAQRASDGRGEGTEPREYGPVTAFTTRLDTIYGATFFALAPDHPISEELAEEDEDVRHFIEHEADPEGDEPNGVETDLTATNPVTGEEIPVYVADFVLSDVGTGALMAVPGHDERDHAFAEKMGEEIVPVVAPEPEDWDGETVPDAPDVSEAAFTDDGVLVNSGEYSGLDSETARERLTEEIESAEHAKQYQLRDWGISRQRYWGTPIPVVHCEDCGPVLVPEEELPVELPEFINTPGNPLDAAEEWKETTCPECGGPAERETDTMDTFVDSSWYFLRYVSPDLAEAPFDRERANDWMPVDQYVGGIEHAVMHLLYSRFFTKVLADYEGLEHREPFTNLLAQGMVQLEGEKMSKSKGNVVSPQRIVEEYGADTARLFMMQAAQPERDFDWSEEGVRSTNAFLGRLKGMVEEYATDRPAGVDDAVASYVDAEIDATIAIADAEYDELTFNEALRETQDLVGTLRQYADYTEPHAETYERGLSAVVRLLAPVTPHLAEELYDELGNDGLVVDADWPTAEIDRESVRKRRQLVENTREDVRDIVEVAGIDDPTGIDVVVAPEWKYDALEIAIDSDAENLIGELMQEPEIREQGDAAADYGQDLQAEREALEYTLEPDEEREALEAAAWLLEREFDASVRVIEAAEVEDDGVLKRAEPGRPAIEIDE, encoded by the coding sequence ATGAGCGACAGCGACGCGGGATACGACCACGCGACGGTCGAACGACGCTGGCAGGAGGCGTGGGACGAGGCCGAGGCCTACCGGACGCCCGACGACGTCGACGATCCGACGTACGTCCTCGGGATGTATCCCTACCCCTCGGGCAAACTCCACATGGGCCACGTCCGCAACTACACGATCACGGACGCCTACGCCCGCTACCGTCGAATGCGCGGCGACGACGTCCTCCACCCGATGGGCTGGGACGCGTTCGGCCTGCCCGCCGAGAACGCGGCCAAAGACCGCGACACGAATCCCCGGGACTGGACGTTCGACTGTATCGAGACGATGCGCGAGCAGATGGACGCGATGGGCTTTGGCTACGACTGGGAGCGTGAGGTCACGACCTGTACGCCAGAGTACTACCGGTGGAACCAGTGGCTCTTCTCGCGCTTTCACGACGAAGGGCTCGTGGAACGGCGCGACGCCGACGTCAACTGGTGTCCAGAGTGTGAGACCGTCCTCGCAGACGAGCAGGTCGAAGGCGAGGCGGAACTGTGCTGGCGCTGTGACACGCCCGTCGAGACGCGCGAACTCGAGCAGTGGTTTCTCAAAATCACCGAGTACGCAGACGCGTTGCTCGAGGCGATCGACGACCTCGAGGGATGGCCGAACTCGGTCCGGCAGATGCAGCGCAACTGGATCGGCCGCCAGTACGGGGCCGAAGTCGACTTCGAGATCAGCGAGGCACAACGCGCCTCGGACGGACGCGGCGAGGGAACCGAGCCGCGGGAGTACGGACCAGTCACCGCCTTCACCACCCGCCTCGACACCATCTACGGCGCGACCTTCTTCGCGCTCGCGCCGGATCATCCGATCAGCGAGGAACTCGCCGAGGAAGACGAGGACGTCCGACACTTCATCGAACACGAGGCCGATCCGGAGGGTGACGAACCAAACGGCGTCGAGACCGACCTGACCGCGACGAACCCGGTCACTGGCGAGGAGATCCCGGTCTACGTCGCCGACTTCGTCCTCTCTGACGTCGGGACGGGCGCGCTGATGGCCGTGCCGGGCCACGACGAGCGCGACCACGCCTTCGCCGAGAAGATGGGCGAAGAGATCGTTCCGGTCGTCGCACCCGAGCCCGAGGACTGGGACGGCGAGACGGTCCCCGACGCACCCGACGTCAGCGAGGCGGCGTTCACCGACGACGGCGTGCTCGTCAACTCGGGGGAGTACTCCGGACTGGACAGCGAGACCGCCCGCGAACGCCTGACCGAAGAGATCGAAAGCGCCGAGCACGCGAAACAGTACCAGCTCCGGGACTGGGGCATCTCCCGCCAGCGCTACTGGGGGACCCCGATCCCGGTCGTCCACTGTGAGGACTGTGGCCCCGTGCTGGTCCCCGAAGAAGAGCTGCCGGTCGAACTCCCCGAGTTCATCAACACTCCCGGAAATCCCTTAGACGCCGCCGAGGAGTGGAAGGAGACGACCTGTCCGGAGTGTGGCGGCCCCGCCGAGCGGGAGACGGACACGATGGACACCTTCGTCGACTCCTCGTGGTACTTCCTGCGGTACGTCTCGCCCGACCTCGCCGAGGCCCCGTTCGACCGCGAGCGCGCCAACGACTGGATGCCCGTCGATCAGTACGTCGGCGGCATCGAACACGCCGTGATGCACCTGCTTTACTCGCGGTTTTTCACGAAGGTGCTCGCCGACTACGAGGGACTCGAGCACCGCGAACCTTTCACGAACCTGCTGGCCCAGGGGATGGTCCAGCTCGAGGGCGAGAAGATGTCCAAATCGAAGGGCAACGTCGTCTCGCCCCAGCGGATCGTCGAGGAGTACGGCGCAGACACCGCACGCCTCTTTATGATGCAGGCCGCCCAGCCCGAGCGTGACTTCGACTGGAGCGAAGAGGGCGTCCGCTCGACGAACGCCTTCCTCGGGCGGCTCAAGGGGATGGTCGAGGAGTACGCTACCGACCGACCGGCCGGTGTGGACGACGCCGTCGCGAGCTACGTCGACGCGGAGATCGACGCGACGATCGCCATCGCCGACGCGGAGTACGACGAGCTGACGTTCAACGAGGCGCTCCGGGAGACCCAGGACCTCGTCGGGACGCTCCGGCAGTACGCCGACTACACCGAACCTCACGCCGAGACCTACGAGCGCGGCCTCTCGGCGGTCGTCCGACTGCTCGCTCCGGTCACACCACACCTCGCCGAGGAGCTGTACGACGAACTCGGCAACGACGGGCTCGTCGTCGACGCCGACTGGCCCACTGCCGAGATCGACCGCGAGAGCGTCCGGAAGCGCCGCCAGCTCGTCGAGAACACCCGCGAGGACGTCCGGGACATCGTCGAGGTCGCCGGCATCGACGACCCGACCGGAATCGACGTCGTCGTTGCCCCCGAGTGGAAGTACGACGCCTTAGAGATCGCAATCGACTCCGACGCCGAGAACCTGATCGGCGAACTCATGCAAGAACCCGAGATCCGCGAGCAGGGCGACGCCGCCGCAGACTACGGCCAGGACCTGCAGGCCGAACGCGAGGCCCTCGAGTACACGCTCGAGCCAGACGAAGAACGCGAGGCGCTCGAGGCTGCCGCCTGGCTGTTAGAACGCGAGTTCGACGCGTCGGTTCGGGTCATCGAGGCTGCCGAGGTCGAAGACGACGGCGTCTTGAAGCGGGCCGAGCCGGGTCGACCGGCGATCGAGATCGACGAATAG
- a CDS encoding DUF7344 domain-containing protein — translation MTDTETETATLDRPLSSDIADVFELLSEKHRCAILFVLSDRSDPLSVSGLATHLEEWLSNATGDTATVRIELEHRHLPKLEAADVLEYDRDTGTVSRGPAFARTYETLERTCSCLDRSPDTRSC, via the coding sequence ATGACCGACACCGAGACTGAAACGGCGACACTCGACCGGCCGCTCTCGTCGGACATCGCCGACGTCTTCGAGCTCCTCTCGGAGAAGCATCGATGTGCTATTCTTTTCGTCTTGTCCGATCGCTCTGATCCGCTTTCTGTCTCCGGACTTGCGACGCACCTCGAGGAGTGGCTGTCCAACGCTACCGGCGACACTGCGACGGTTCGCATCGAACTCGAGCACCGACATCTGCCGAAACTCGAGGCTGCCGACGTTCTCGAGTACGACCGCGATACGGGCACCGTCAGCCGGGGGCCGGCTTTCGCGCGAACGTACGAGACGCTCGAGCGGACCTGTTCCTGTCTGGATCGCTCGCCCGACACCCGTAGCTGTTAA
- a CDS encoding PAS domain S-box protein has translation MNDRSVSGGSLSSSARHRYRTLLETVDDGVVRLDDDGHVVEANGAFLDLVGADRDAICGEPVATVLAEGENALTDAIARFRDDPDDVYTTDRSLRTTDGETRRCEWRLSALEATDSDSGGVLAVVSERDDHDRYGLQYAASRAIAAASSLSEGLEGVLGAVCEETDWEYGEAWLPEGSETIGRAPVSWLESDRFEPFDEASTGARFDRGEGLPGRVWASGKPEWIADVSTVDDVVRAEIAESVGLTAVLGVPVVDDGDVTAVLVFGASERRAPDDRLIEHVVSVGAELGGLIARIQSEAVLERQRDGLRRELDDVFDRVTDAFYALDDEWRFTYLNERAEALLGRSETELLGKNIWMEYPNAERRDRFERAMESQQPVTYEEYSETIDAWFEVRIYPSESGLSVYFRDVSDREKREQALVEPEQRYRTLVEHFPDGVVILFDRDLRYTLVEGRKFDELEIDPETMHGERPRDLFQPRVADALEEHFRAALDGEKNAFELTLEGYEFELRTVPVTDENGEAFAGMAVAQDVTDRTERERELERYETIVETMTDGVFVLDEDDRTVTVNDALVELSGYSREELLGSHISLISGEAVARKARSLTDDLVDEDREYATIDASARRPDGERVPAESRFTPLTDEHGEYRGRVGVVRDISERKERERSLERRREQLEALNELNGVVREITDAILERSTREEIEEVVCERLAAADSYAFAWIGGLDPGTETIELRTEAGVEGYLDGVTISTDPDDDRCTGPAGNAVRSREIRVVRDGQDEGWCDRAAAFGFQSAAAIPIVHGGTLYGVLNVYADRPHAFADDERTVVGGLGEIVGHAIAAAERKRALMSDDVVELEIRIEDVFDPVDATDATDASIDLERTVPIGDGEYVQYGTTTADGLDVLERLCATRSSWTDVTVVSEEFGEIWFELRLSEPPVISTVASHGGSVGAATIEDAALYLTVRLPQDGDVRRVIDAVKAVHPSATVLAHRQRSHSNEPSARLGRAWTDALTDRQRTALEVAYYSGFFEWPRENSGEDVADTLGVSSPTFHQHVRRAEKELFAALLDEDKERTD, from the coding sequence ATGAACGACCGTTCCGTGAGTGGGGGTTCGCTGTCCTCGTCGGCACGTCACCGGTACCGGACTTTGCTCGAGACCGTCGACGACGGCGTCGTTCGACTCGATGACGACGGCCACGTCGTCGAGGCCAACGGGGCGTTTCTCGATCTCGTCGGTGCCGACCGCGATGCCATCTGTGGCGAGCCCGTCGCGACCGTGCTGGCCGAGGGCGAGAACGCGCTCACGGATGCGATCGCCCGGTTCCGCGACGATCCCGACGACGTCTACACGACGGACCGATCGCTCCGGACGACCGACGGCGAGACGCGACGCTGTGAGTGGCGACTGTCGGCGCTCGAGGCGACCGACAGCGATTCGGGAGGGGTGCTCGCCGTCGTTAGCGAGCGAGACGATCACGACCGGTACGGTCTCCAGTACGCGGCGAGCCGGGCGATCGCCGCGGCCTCGTCGCTGTCGGAGGGGCTCGAGGGCGTCCTCGGAGCGGTCTGTGAGGAGACCGACTGGGAGTACGGCGAGGCCTGGCTGCCGGAGGGATCCGAGACGATCGGGCGGGCTCCGGTCTCCTGGCTCGAGTCCGATCGATTCGAGCCGTTCGACGAGGCGTCCACCGGCGCGCGGTTCGACCGCGGCGAGGGATTGCCTGGCCGCGTCTGGGCGTCGGGCAAACCCGAGTGGATCGCGGACGTCTCGACCGTCGACGACGTCGTCCGGGCCGAGATCGCCGAGTCGGTCGGCCTGACGGCCGTACTCGGGGTGCCGGTCGTCGACGACGGCGACGTGACCGCCGTGTTGGTCTTCGGCGCGTCCGAGCGACGCGCCCCGGACGATCGGCTGATCGAACACGTCGTCTCGGTCGGGGCCGAACTGGGCGGGCTGATCGCTCGCATCCAGTCCGAGGCAGTGCTCGAGCGCCAGCGCGACGGACTCCGGCGCGAACTCGACGACGTCTTCGATCGCGTGACCGACGCCTTCTACGCGCTCGACGACGAGTGGCGCTTTACGTATCTGAACGAGCGTGCCGAGGCGCTTCTCGGCCGGTCGGAGACGGAGCTTCTCGGGAAGAACATCTGGATGGAGTACCCGAACGCCGAGCGACGGGACCGGTTCGAACGGGCGATGGAGAGCCAGCAGCCGGTGACCTACGAGGAGTACTCCGAGACGATCGATGCCTGGTTCGAGGTCCGCATCTACCCGTCCGAGAGCGGCCTCTCGGTGTACTTCCGGGACGTGAGCGACCGCGAGAAACGCGAGCAGGCCCTGGTGGAGCCCGAACAGCGCTACCGGACGCTCGTCGAACACTTCCCGGACGGCGTGGTCATCCTCTTCGATCGGGACCTGCGGTACACGCTCGTCGAAGGCAGGAAGTTCGACGAACTCGAGATCGATCCCGAGACGATGCACGGCGAGCGTCCTCGCGACCTCTTTCAGCCACGCGTCGCCGACGCCCTCGAGGAGCACTTTCGCGCCGCGCTCGACGGTGAGAAGAACGCGTTCGAACTCACGCTCGAGGGCTACGAGTTCGAACTCCGAACGGTACCGGTGACCGACGAGAACGGCGAGGCTTTCGCCGGTATGGCGGTCGCCCAGGACGTCACCGACCGCACGGAGCGCGAACGCGAACTCGAGCGCTACGAGACGATCGTCGAGACGATGACCGACGGAGTGTTCGTTCTCGACGAGGATGACCGGACCGTCACGGTCAACGACGCGCTCGTCGAGCTAAGCGGCTACTCGCGCGAGGAGTTACTCGGCTCACACATCTCGCTGATCTCGGGCGAGGCGGTCGCCCGGAAAGCGAGATCGCTGACCGACGACCTCGTGGACGAGGACAGGGAGTACGCGACGATCGACGCGTCAGCCCGCCGGCCCGACGGCGAGCGGGTACCGGCCGAGAGCCGGTTCACCCCACTCACGGACGAACACGGCGAGTACCGTGGACGGGTCGGCGTCGTCCGTGACATCAGCGAGCGAAAGGAACGCGAACGCAGCCTCGAGCGCAGACGCGAACAGCTCGAGGCGTTGAACGAACTCAACGGCGTCGTCCGGGAGATCACCGACGCGATCCTGGAGCGGTCGACCCGCGAGGAGATCGAGGAGGTCGTCTGTGAGCGTCTCGCAGCCGCGGACTCGTACGCGTTCGCCTGGATCGGCGGACTCGATCCGGGGACGGAGACGATCGAGCTGCGGACCGAAGCCGGCGTCGAGGGCTATCTGGACGGCGTTACGATCTCGACCGATCCCGACGACGATCGCTGTACGGGACCGGCCGGCAATGCGGTCAGGAGCCGCGAGATTCGGGTCGTTCGGGACGGACAGGACGAGGGGTGGTGCGATCGAGCCGCCGCGTTCGGATTCCAGTCCGCGGCGGCGATTCCGATCGTACACGGGGGAACGCTCTACGGCGTCCTTAACGTCTACGCCGATCGGCCGCACGCGTTCGCAGACGACGAACGAACGGTCGTCGGCGGACTCGGCGAGATCGTCGGCCACGCCATCGCGGCAGCCGAACGCAAACGGGCGCTGATGAGCGACGACGTCGTCGAACTCGAGATTCGCATCGAGGACGTCTTCGATCCGGTCGACGCCACCGACGCGACCGACGCCTCGATCGATCTCGAGCGGACTGTCCCCATCGGCGACGGGGAGTACGTCCAGTACGGCACGACGACCGCGGACGGACTCGACGTGCTCGAGCGACTCTGTGCGACGCGCTCGTCCTGGACGGACGTGACCGTCGTCAGCGAAGAATTCGGCGAGATCTGGTTCGAACTCCGGCTCTCGGAGCCGCCGGTCATCTCGACCGTCGCCTCACACGGCGGCTCGGTCGGCGCGGCGACGATCGAGGACGCGGCGTTGTATCTGACGGTCCGGCTTCCCCAGGACGGGGACGTCCGGCGCGTGATCGACGCGGTCAAAGCTGTTCATCCGTCCGCGACCGTCCTCGCACACCGCCAGCGTTCACACTCGAACGAGCCGTCGGCACGGCTCGGCCGGGCCTGGACGGACGCGTTGACCGACCGCCAGCGAACGGCACTCGAGGTCGCGTACTACTCGGGCTTTTTCGAGTGGCCACGGGAGAACTCCGGCGAGGACGTCGCCGATACGCTCGGGGTGTCGTCGCCGACCTTCCACCAGCACGTCCGGCGAGCCGAAAAGGAGCTGTTTGCTGCGTTGCTCGACGAGGATAAAGAGCGAACTGATTGA
- a CDS encoding Hsp20/alpha crystallin family protein produces the protein MRPNPFEELEDVLERVSRQIETGMSRGTGFPVPGEVAVDVLDADDAYVVTADLPGYETGDIELTLSEGTLRLEATRDDEHEEGRYIRRERTRRSASRTLRIPEPVEEDEVSASYDDGVLTVELPKEDTGEETTRIDVE, from the coding sequence ATGCGACCCAACCCGTTCGAGGAACTCGAGGACGTACTCGAGCGCGTGAGCCGCCAGATCGAAACGGGCATGTCCCGCGGAACCGGCTTTCCGGTTCCCGGCGAAGTCGCCGTCGACGTCCTCGATGCCGACGATGCCTACGTCGTCACGGCCGACCTGCCGGGCTATGAGACCGGCGACATCGAGTTGACCCTCTCTGAGGGGACGCTTCGACTCGAGGCGACCCGCGACGACGAACACGAGGAGGGACGGTACATCCGCCGCGAGCGGACGCGTCGATCGGCGAGTCGGACGCTCCGGATCCCGGAACCCGTCGAGGAGGACGAGGTCTCGGCGTCGTACGACGACGGCGTGTTGACGGTCGAACTCCCGAAGGAGGACACCGGCGAAGAGACGACCCGAATCGACGTCGAGTAG
- the pheA gene encoding prephenate dehydratase — translation MTAVTLGPEGTYSHRAARAIGDEIDFRQSVTAIVDAVASGEYDRGVIPVENSIEGSVTESLDAVAEYDVAVVREIVTPIRHALLAQHDGFEVVASHSQALAQCRSYLEDEHPEASLEAVASTAQGVERAREDPAVAGIGHPANAGEGLQVLAEDIQDQSSNSTRFFALAPESERSEGGGKSSLVVYPNANYPGLLLELLVPFADRDINLTRVESRPSGARLGDYVFHIDVAAGMYEQRTKDAVADLEEIAENGWVRWLGSYDTEHVVE, via the coding sequence ATGACCGCCGTTACGCTCGGGCCCGAAGGGACGTACTCTCACCGCGCAGCGCGTGCGATCGGCGACGAGATCGACTTCCGACAGTCCGTGACTGCGATCGTCGACGCCGTCGCAAGCGGCGAATACGACAGGGGCGTCATTCCGGTCGAAAACAGCATCGAAGGGAGCGTCACCGAGAGTTTAGACGCCGTCGCGGAGTACGATGTCGCCGTCGTCCGCGAGATCGTCACGCCGATCCGCCACGCCCTGCTTGCCCAACACGACGGGTTCGAGGTCGTCGCCAGTCACTCTCAGGCGCTTGCCCAGTGCCGGTCTTACCTCGAGGACGAACACCCCGAGGCGAGCCTCGAGGCCGTCGCGAGCACGGCCCAGGGCGTCGAACGGGCCCGGGAGGATCCCGCCGTAGCGGGCATCGGCCACCCGGCGAACGCTGGCGAGGGTCTCCAGGTGCTCGCAGAGGACATCCAGGATCAGTCCTCGAACTCGACGCGGTTTTTCGCGCTCGCGCCCGAATCCGAACGTTCGGAAGGCGGCGGAAAGAGCTCGCTCGTCGTCTACCCGAACGCGAACTACCCCGGTCTGTTGCTCGAGTTGCTCGTGCCCTTCGCCGATCGGGACATCAACCTCACCCGCGTCGAGTCCCGTCCGAGCGGGGCGCGGCTGGGCGATTACGTCTTCCACATCGACGTCGCGGCGGGAATGTACGAACAGCGCACGAAAGACGCCGTCGCCGACCTCGAGGAGATCGCAGAGAACGGCTGGGTGCGCTGGCTCGGATCGTACGACACCGAACACGTCGTCGAGTAA
- a CDS encoding non-histone chromosomal MC1 family protein, translating into MVREDGKRNFALRDSDGDESSVFSGNTPRQAALKAARRLEPAPSEDDAEMTELRLREKGTDKVHIYDGWAWEETAPEDKPDWMPDEITEANVSKKGIEHLEE; encoded by the coding sequence ATGGTACGTGAAGATGGGAAACGGAACTTCGCATTGCGCGACTCCGATGGCGACGAGTCGAGCGTCTTCTCGGGTAACACTCCGCGACAGGCGGCGCTGAAAGCGGCCCGCCGGCTCGAGCCGGCACCGAGCGAGGACGACGCCGAGATGACCGAACTCAGACTCCGCGAGAAAGGTACGGACAAGGTTCACATCTACGACGGCTGGGCCTGGGAGGAGACGGCACCAGAGGACAAGCCGGACTGGATGCCGGACGAGATCACCGAAGCGAACGTCTCGAAGAAGGGGATCGAACACTTAGAGGAGTAG
- the pheT gene encoding phenylalanine--tRNA ligase subunit beta: protein MPTVDVDPDELRTLTGHEEKSDDDLIEDLFGLGLEFEGRTEEGEFELEFAPDRLDRLSVEGVARSLRYQYGDDRGVTVPSTNSPEWTIEVDETVPDERPYVTGAVIRGVDLDEDALDSLIQLQEKLHATMGRKRAKGAIGIHDLTMLKGSPATEGEPTIRYVGVEPDGDRFVPLDSDAEMTLAEVLEEHPTGETYADLVADYERYPAIYDDIGLFSFPPVINGRRTEVSTDSRELFVEMTGTDQWTIDKMLNVVCYALSARGATIEKVRVEYGPSTPDGERDLVRPDFSTKTKTVAHDRIETILGIDVDPEEVLDLAERAGLDAERAEDDGELVYEVTIPPYRVDVLHPLDVIDDLGRAYGFNDLEPTYPDVGTVGGRHDRSRIEEATRTRLVGLGFEDLLNFHMTNEEANFERMALAPGDEVVGAGSPATIKEPYSEDYTILRTWTLPSLVQVLENNTHRAYPQDLAEVGFTARIDETANTGVAERRHVGAALARHDAAYEDAKARLQALARTFDVSLETPPTTHPSFIDGRTAAVVIDGEDVGVVGELHPTVLVEHDLEVPVAAFEFELDALR from the coding sequence ATGCCAACCGTCGACGTCGACCCCGACGAACTGCGAACCCTGACCGGCCACGAGGAGAAAAGCGACGACGACCTGATCGAGGACCTGTTCGGGCTCGGCCTCGAGTTCGAGGGCCGCACCGAGGAGGGCGAGTTCGAACTCGAGTTCGCGCCCGATCGGCTCGACCGACTCTCCGTCGAGGGCGTCGCCCGCTCGCTTCGCTACCAGTACGGCGACGACCGCGGCGTGACTGTCCCGTCGACGAACAGTCCGGAGTGGACGATCGAGGTCGACGAGACCGTTCCCGACGAGCGACCCTACGTCACGGGTGCGGTGATCCGTGGCGTCGACCTGGACGAAGACGCGCTGGACTCGCTCATCCAGCTCCAGGAGAAACTCCACGCGACGATGGGCCGCAAGCGCGCGAAGGGCGCGATCGGGATTCACGATCTGACGATGTTAAAAGGCAGCCCCGCCACCGAAGGGGAGCCGACGATCCGGTACGTCGGCGTCGAGCCCGACGGCGACCGGTTCGTCCCGCTGGATTCGGACGCGGAGATGACCCTCGCCGAGGTGCTCGAGGAGCACCCGACCGGCGAGACCTACGCCGACCTCGTCGCCGACTACGAGCGGTATCCGGCGATCTACGACGACATCGGGCTGTTCTCGTTCCCGCCCGTGATCAACGGCCGCCGGACCGAGGTCTCGACGGACTCCCGGGAGCTGTTCGTCGAGATGACCGGCACCGACCAGTGGACGATCGACAAGATGCTCAACGTCGTCTGTTACGCGCTGTCGGCCCGCGGGGCGACGATCGAGAAGGTTCGCGTCGAGTACGGTCCGTCCACGCCCGACGGCGAACGCGACCTCGTCCGGCCCGACTTCTCGACGAAGACGAAGACCGTCGCCCACGATCGCATCGAGACGATTCTCGGCATCGACGTCGACCCCGAGGAGGTGCTCGACCTCGCCGAACGGGCGGGCCTCGACGCCGAGCGCGCCGAGGACGACGGCGAGCTGGTCTATGAGGTGACGATCCCACCCTACCGCGTCGACGTGCTCCACCCGCTGGACGTCATCGACGACCTCGGGCGCGCGTACGGTTTCAACGACCTCGAGCCGACCTACCCCGACGTCGGCACCGTCGGCGGCCGTCACGACCGTAGCCGCATAGAGGAGGCGACCCGGACCCGGCTGGTCGGGCTCGGGTTCGAGGACCTGCTGAACTTCCACATGACGAACGAGGAAGCGAACTTCGAGCGGATGGCCCTCGCTCCCGGTGACGAGGTCGTCGGCGCGGGCTCGCCCGCGACGATCAAAGAGCCCTACAGCGAGGACTACACCATCCTGCGGACCTGGACGCTGCCCTCGCTGGTGCAGGTACTCGAGAACAACACCCATCGGGCGTACCCACAGGACCTCGCCGAGGTCGGCTTCACGGCACGGATCGACGAGACGGCGAACACGGGCGTCGCCGAACGACGCCACGTCGGGGCCGCCCTCGCGCGCCACGACGCCGCCTACGAGGACGCCAAGGCCCGCCTGCAGGCACTCGCCCGGACGTTTGACGTCTCCCTCGAGACGCCACCGACGACCCATCCGTCGTTCATCGACGGGCGCACAGCCGCGGTCGTCATCGACGGCGAGGACGTCGGCGTCGTCGGCGAACTCCACCCGACGGTGCTCGTCGAACACGACCTCGAGGTACCCGTCGCAGCCTTCGAGTTCGAACTCGACGCGCTCCGGTAA